A genomic stretch from Cryomorphaceae bacterium 1068 includes:
- the gmk gene encoding guanylate kinase — MAQSGKSIIVCAPSGAGKTTIVRHLLKTFDNLAFSVSATSREPRKGETPGIHYHFISADDFKKKIATSEFLEWEEVYTDQFYGTLKSEINRLWSEGKHVIFDVDVEGGANLKETFGDRALAIFVRPPSIDVLEERLRSRGTETEESLQKRLSKAERELAYESKFDTTIINDILEVACKEAQEKVKMFLAE; from the coding sequence ATGGCCCAGAGTGGAAAAAGCATAATCGTTTGCGCACCATCCGGCGCTGGAAAAACCACGATTGTTCGGCATTTGCTAAAGACTTTTGACAATCTTGCGTTCTCGGTATCTGCGACTTCACGCGAACCCAGAAAGGGTGAAACACCTGGCATACACTACCACTTCATTTCAGCAGATGATTTCAAAAAGAAAATTGCCACATCTGAATTTTTGGAATGGGAAGAAGTATACACAGATCAGTTTTATGGCACTCTGAAATCGGAGATCAATCGACTTTGGAGCGAAGGAAAGCATGTCATCTTTGATGTAGATGTGGAGGGTGGAGCCAACTTGAAAGAGACTTTTGGAGATCGGGCTCTTGCCATATTTGTGCGCCCCCCAAGTATAGATGTTCTTGAAGAACGACTCAGATCGCGCGGAACGGAAACAGAGGAAAGTCTGCAGAAACGACTTTCCAAAGCCGAAAGAGAACTGGCCTACGAATCGAAATTTGATACCACAATTATCAACGATATACTTGAAGTAGCGTGCAAAGAAGCCCAGGAGAAAGTGAAAATGTTTTTGGCAGAATGA
- a CDS encoding YicC family protein, which translates to MLQSMTGFGKASAQFADKKITVEIKSLNSKQFDLSMKMPSLYREKELIIRSMMSKVLGRGKVDLSIYTESPEGDRNVTINHKLAQLYLDQIRDLSGKTGLKEPDGLLTSLLGFPEVLKTERPELSDEEWTVVKEAVEKAAEALNEFRLSEGKRLETDIVQRVRNIETLTTDLEPHLDERIKEVRQRIQNNIAELIQKEQADQNRLEQEIVYYLEKLDITEEEIRLKSHCKYFLDTLNESSEAGKKLGFISQEMGREINTMGSKANYVPIQQLVVQMKDELEKIKEQLLNIK; encoded by the coding sequence ATGCTTCAATCAATGACGGGCTTTGGCAAAGCCTCTGCCCAATTTGCCGACAAAAAAATTACCGTAGAGATCAAATCGCTTAACAGCAAACAGTTTGATCTTTCGATGAAAATGCCTTCTCTCTACCGCGAGAAAGAGTTAATCATCAGATCGATGATGTCAAAGGTTCTCGGCAGGGGAAAAGTGGACTTGTCCATCTACACAGAGTCTCCCGAGGGAGATCGAAACGTGACCATCAATCACAAATTGGCTCAACTCTATCTCGACCAAATCAGAGATCTTAGTGGAAAAACAGGTTTGAAGGAACCTGACGGACTCCTTACTTCGCTTCTTGGATTTCCCGAAGTTTTAAAAACGGAAAGGCCTGAACTAAGTGATGAAGAATGGACTGTCGTCAAAGAAGCGGTCGAGAAGGCTGCAGAGGCTTTGAATGAATTTCGACTGAGTGAGGGAAAAAGATTGGAAACAGACATTGTTCAGCGCGTCAGGAATATCGAAACCTTGACGACAGATCTCGAACCGCACCTTGACGAACGAATTAAAGAGGTACGACAACGCATCCAAAATAATATCGCTGAGCTGATCCAAAAAGAGCAAGCCGATCAGAACAGACTCGAGCAAGAAATCGTTTATTACCTAGAAAAGCTAGATATCACCGAAGAAGAAATTCGATTAAAAAGTCATTGCAAGTATTTCTTGGATACGCTCAATGAGTCTTCGGAAGCTGGAAAAAAACTCGGTTTCATTTCTCAAGAAATGGGAAGAGAAATTAATACAATGGGCTCGAAAGCCAATTATGTGCCTATCCAACAATTGGTGGTACAAATGAAAGACGAGTTAGAGAAAATTAAGGAGCAGCTGCTCAATATCAAGTAA
- a CDS encoding lysylphosphatidylglycerol synthase transmembrane domain-containing protein → MRKIILPVFLGLSVAVLLLYFNLTDTRFEEVIDGTCGDYAWVDANGNGIPDYSSEEEFEFVGDCAGQYTLRTYRDTLRDIQWTWASTFWIFMALLAMAMRDLAYMYRIRVLTDNLLSWLQSFRVIMLWEFASALTPSIVGGSGIAMFIVHREGIKLGKSTAIVLVSALLDELFYILTVVVVLVAIGSDDLFPVSMQKTLFGTTFGTQGIFWIGYGFIVILTTSILIAVFTLPRAFKYLLLQIFRLPILRRWRYGVINVGDDIITTSEELKGKPINYWLKAFGATYVSWTARYIVVNFLILAFASADSSLLNGFLDQILIYARQLVMWVIMLISPTPGSSGVAEFAFSGFLKEFIPLGLVGALALLWRLISYYPYLFIGAIILPRWLRATSLKQKREKTEN, encoded by the coding sequence GTGAGGAAGATTATTCTTCCTGTTTTTTTGGGTTTGAGCGTGGCTGTTCTTCTGCTTTATTTCAACCTCACGGATACCCGTTTTGAAGAAGTCATCGATGGCACTTGCGGTGACTATGCCTGGGTGGATGCCAACGGAAATGGAATTCCCGATTACAGCAGCGAAGAAGAGTTTGAATTCGTTGGGGATTGTGCAGGTCAATATACTTTGCGCACGTACAGAGATACACTGAGGGATATCCAGTGGACATGGGCGAGCACCTTTTGGATTTTTATGGCATTGTTGGCAATGGCCATGCGAGATCTGGCCTATATGTATCGAATAAGGGTGCTTACCGATAATCTCCTCAGTTGGTTGCAAAGCTTCAGAGTGATTATGCTCTGGGAGTTTGCCTCAGCTCTTACTCCGAGTATCGTCGGAGGAAGCGGTATAGCCATGTTTATTGTCCATAGGGAAGGGATCAAGCTTGGGAAAAGTACAGCTATTGTACTGGTCTCGGCGTTGCTCGATGAGCTTTTTTACATTTTGACAGTAGTGGTGGTTTTAGTCGCAATAGGATCTGATGATCTCTTTCCGGTAAGTATGCAAAAAACCCTCTTCGGGACCACTTTCGGCACTCAGGGAATTTTTTGGATAGGTTATGGCTTCATTGTCATACTAACGACTTCGATTCTCATTGCTGTGTTCACTTTGCCGCGCGCATTTAAATATTTGCTGCTGCAAATATTCAGACTGCCTATTCTCAGAAGATGGAGGTATGGCGTGATCAACGTGGGCGACGACATCATCACAACGAGTGAAGAACTAAAAGGAAAGCCAATTAATTACTGGCTCAAGGCTTTTGGTGCAACTTACGTGTCCTGGACTGCGCGGTACATTGTGGTAAATTTTCTAATACTTGCTTTTGCCTCAGCTGATAGCTCGTTACTCAATGGATTTTTAGATCAGATTCTCATCTATGCTCGACAGCTGGTTATGTGGGTTATTATGCTCATTAGCCCAACGCCCGGCAGCTCGGGAGTTGCTGAATTTGCTTTCTCAGGCTTCTTAAAAGAGTTTATTCCCTTGGGTCTGGTGGGAGCATTGGCGCTTCTTTGGAGATTGATCTCTTATTACCCGTACTTGTTCATTGGAGCCATAATTCTACCTAGATGGTTGCGAGCCACATCTCTGAAACAGAAGAGAGAAAAGACCGAAAATTAG
- a CDS encoding cystathionine gamma-synthase has translation MKFGTKAIHAGVEPDPSTGAIMTPIFQTSTYVQEAVGVNKGYAYSRTQNPTRAALESSLAALENANYGACFGSGLAAIDCLLKTLSPGDEVISTNDLYGGTYRLFNTIFAKYGIKFLYVAMDDPTKVAEAIGANTKMVWIETPTNPMLNIIDIRAIVNAVNGSDAMVVVDNTFSTPYLQTPLDLGADVVMHSVTKYLGGHSDVVMGALVTNDEAIASEIYRIQNSSGAISGPQDCFLVLRGVKTLHLRMQRHCENAMAVANYLSNHPAIEKLYYPGLASHPGHEIAKKQMRGFSGMVSFTLKTDTVKAAHDMVARCKIFTLAESLGGVESLIGHPATMTHASIPEDLRKESGVVDSLIRLSVGVEDIEDLRADLEQALA, from the coding sequence ATGAAATTCGGAACGAAAGCCATTCATGCCGGTGTAGAGCCGGATCCATCAACGGGAGCCATTATGACTCCGATTTTCCAAACGTCTACTTACGTTCAAGAAGCGGTTGGGGTCAACAAGGGCTACGCGTACTCAAGAACACAGAACCCCACACGTGCTGCCTTGGAAAGTAGTTTAGCGGCTTTGGAAAATGCCAATTACGGGGCTTGTTTTGGCAGTGGATTGGCTGCAATTGATTGCCTTCTTAAAACACTAAGCCCGGGTGATGAGGTAATAAGTACCAACGATCTTTATGGTGGAACTTATCGATTGTTCAATACCATTTTTGCAAAGTACGGGATCAAATTTCTTTACGTTGCCATGGACGATCCGACAAAGGTGGCAGAGGCCATTGGTGCCAATACAAAGATGGTTTGGATTGAAACTCCGACGAATCCAATGCTCAATATTATAGACATAAGAGCGATAGTGAATGCGGTAAATGGCTCCGATGCTATGGTCGTGGTTGACAATACTTTTTCAACACCCTATCTCCAGACTCCTCTCGATTTAGGCGCTGATGTAGTCATGCATTCTGTGACCAAGTATTTGGGTGGTCATAGTGATGTAGTCATGGGAGCTTTGGTTACAAATGACGAAGCTATTGCATCAGAAATATACCGCATTCAAAATTCTTCCGGAGCAATTTCAGGTCCCCAGGATTGCTTTTTGGTTTTGCGAGGTGTTAAGACTTTGCACCTTCGCATGCAGCGCCATTGTGAGAATGCAATGGCGGTGGCGAACTATTTGAGCAATCATCCTGCAATAGAAAAGCTATACTACCCTGGACTAGCGTCTCACCCTGGCCATGAAATTGCCAAAAAGCAAATGCGAGGTTTTAGCGGAATGGTATCATTTACGCTAAAAACAGACACGGTGAAAGCTGCTCACGACATGGTAGCCCGATGTAAGATTTTTACTCTAGCAGAATCGCTCGGTGGGGTTGAAAGTTTGATAGGACACCCTGCTACAATGACTCACGCTTCCATTCCCGAGGACCTTAGGAAAGAGTCTGGAGTTGTAGATTCTTTGATTCGATTGAGCGTAGGAGTCGAAGACATTGAAGATCTTAGAGCTGATTTGGAACAAGCATTAGCTTAG